From Sceloporus undulatus isolate JIND9_A2432 ecotype Alabama chromosome 6, SceUnd_v1.1, whole genome shotgun sequence, one genomic window encodes:
- the RCCD1 gene encoding RCC1 domain-containing protein 1 isoform X2 — protein MAGPGRGGGGGWFRWGFLLEAASGLPSVALGPERLLPGEGEGEAQGRVLAVRPSWSFLALLLDAGPGSSSSWVEFRGGGAGRRRLPGEARGALPSESHLLLLREDALEAWPLALGEGGLSLAQEPLWRREAQDPGQDPAAIARGLPLFPGGFVAPHPPFFWPLRGSFLRAERLALGLEHALLLLADGGGLFSWGGGRHGQLGHGGLESLSEPEPVEALQGLLVEAVAAGGWHSAALTGGAEKGPLDPLDATFVSIQAFPALLDLPDEAEVLKVSCGSRHTAALTRTGDLYTWGWGQYGQLGHGDTASSDRPRKVGCFADWDLCVVDVTCGPWATYVQADRRTTDPSLDRPEA, from the exons ATGGCGGGCCCCGGgcggggcgggggcgggggctgGTTCCGCTGGGGCTTCCTGCTGGAGGCGGCGTCGGGGCTTCCGTCGGTGGCGCTGGGTCCGGAGCGGCTGCTACccggagagggagagggagaggcccAGGGCCGGGTGCTGGCGGTGCGGCCCAGCTGGAGCTTCCTGGCGCTGCTCCTCGACGCCG GCCCGGGCTCGTCGTCTTCCTGGGTGGAGTTCCGCGGAGGCGGCGCGGGGCGGCGGAGGCTCCCGGGAGAGGCCCGCGGGGCGTTGCCCTCCGAGAGccacctgctgctgctgcgggaGGACGCCCTGGAGGCCTGGCCGCTGGCTCTCGGGGAAGGAGGCCTCTCCCTGGCCCAGGAGCCCCTCTGGCGGAGGGAGGCCCAGGACCCCGGGCAGGACCCCGCAGCCATCGCCCGAG GGCTGCCTCTGTTCCCCGGGGGCTTCGTGGCGCCTCACCCGCCCTTCTTCTGGCCGCTGCGGGGCTCCTTCCTCCGGGCGGAAAGGCTGGCCCTGGGCCTGGAACACGCCCTGCTCCTCCTGGCCGACGGAGGGGGCCTCTTCTCCTGGGGAGGCGGAAG gCACGGTCAGCTGGGCCACGGGGGCCTGGAGAGCCTGTCGGAGCCGGAGCCCGTGGAGGCCTTGCAGGGGCTGCTGGTGGAAGCGGTGGCTGCAGGAGGGTGGCACTCGGCAGCCCTGACAG GGGGTGCTGAGAAGGGGCCACTGGATCCCCTGGACGCCACCTTCGTCTCGATCCAGGCCTTTCCGGCTCTGCTGGACCTACCAGACGAAGCAGAAGTCCTCAAGGTCAGCTGTGGATCCAGGCACACGGCCGCCTTGACCC gCACCGGGGATCTCTACACCTGGGGCTGGG GTCAATACGGCCAGCTGGGCCACGGCGATACAGCTAGCTCAGACCGGCCCAGGAAAGTTGGCTGCTTTGCAGACTGGGACCTTTGTGTGGTCGACGTCACCTGCGGGCCGTGGGCCACCTATGTCCAGGCTGATAGGAGGACAACAGACCCGAGCCTGGACCGACCGGAGGCCTGA
- the RCCD1 gene encoding RCC1 domain-containing protein 1 isoform X1, whose amino-acid sequence MAGPGRGGGGGWFRWGFLLEAASGLPSVALGPERLLPGEGEGEAQGRVLAVRPSWSFLALLLDAGPGSSSSWVEFRGGGAGRRRLPGEARGALPSESHLLLLREDALEAWPLALGEGGLSLAQEPLWRREAQDPGQDPAAIARGLPLFPGGFVAPHPPFFWPLRGSFLRAERLALGLEHALLLLADGGGLFSWGGGRHGQLGHGGLESLSEPEPVEALQGLLVEAVAAGGWHSAALTDAGDLYLWGWNEAGQLALPSKALAKVEDQDGTGGAEKGPLDPLDATFVSIQAFPALLDLPDEAEVLKVSCGSRHTAALTRTGDLYTWGWGQYGQLGHGDTASSDRPRKVGCFADWDLCVVDVTCGPWATYVQADRRTTDPSLDRPEA is encoded by the exons ATGGCGGGCCCCGGgcggggcgggggcgggggctgGTTCCGCTGGGGCTTCCTGCTGGAGGCGGCGTCGGGGCTTCCGTCGGTGGCGCTGGGTCCGGAGCGGCTGCTACccggagagggagagggagaggcccAGGGCCGGGTGCTGGCGGTGCGGCCCAGCTGGAGCTTCCTGGCGCTGCTCCTCGACGCCG GCCCGGGCTCGTCGTCTTCCTGGGTGGAGTTCCGCGGAGGCGGCGCGGGGCGGCGGAGGCTCCCGGGAGAGGCCCGCGGGGCGTTGCCCTCCGAGAGccacctgctgctgctgcgggaGGACGCCCTGGAGGCCTGGCCGCTGGCTCTCGGGGAAGGAGGCCTCTCCCTGGCCCAGGAGCCCCTCTGGCGGAGGGAGGCCCAGGACCCCGGGCAGGACCCCGCAGCCATCGCCCGAG GGCTGCCTCTGTTCCCCGGGGGCTTCGTGGCGCCTCACCCGCCCTTCTTCTGGCCGCTGCGGGGCTCCTTCCTCCGGGCGGAAAGGCTGGCCCTGGGCCTGGAACACGCCCTGCTCCTCCTGGCCGACGGAGGGGGCCTCTTCTCCTGGGGAGGCGGAAG gCACGGTCAGCTGGGCCACGGGGGCCTGGAGAGCCTGTCGGAGCCGGAGCCCGTGGAGGCCTTGCAGGGGCTGCTGGTGGAAGCGGTGGCTGCAGGAGGGTGGCACTCGGCAGCCCTGACAG ACGCAGGGGACCTCTATCTCTGGGGCTGGAATGAGGCTGGACAGCTGGCCCTGCCCTCCAAGGCCCTGGCCAAGGTGGAGGACCAGGACGGCACAG GGGGTGCTGAGAAGGGGCCACTGGATCCCCTGGACGCCACCTTCGTCTCGATCCAGGCCTTTCCGGCTCTGCTGGACCTACCAGACGAAGCAGAAGTCCTCAAGGTCAGCTGTGGATCCAGGCACACGGCCGCCTTGACCC gCACCGGGGATCTCTACACCTGGGGCTGGG GTCAATACGGCCAGCTGGGCCACGGCGATACAGCTAGCTCAGACCGGCCCAGGAAAGTTGGCTGCTTTGCAGACTGGGACCTTTGTGTGGTCGACGTCACCTGCGGGCCGTGGGCCACCTATGTCCAGGCTGATAGGAGGACAACAGACCCGAGCCTGGACCGACCGGAGGCCTGA
- the RCCD1 gene encoding RCC1 domain-containing protein 1 isoform X3 — protein sequence MAGPGRGGGGGWFRWGFLLEAASGLPSVALGPERLLPGEGEGEAQGRVLAVRPSWSFLALLLDAGPGSSSSWVEFRGGGAGRRRLPGEARGALPSESHLLLLREDALEAWPLALGEGGLSLAQEPLWRREAQDPGQDPAAIARGLPLFPGGFVAPHPPFFWPLRGSFLRAERLALGLEHALLLLADGGGLFSWGGGRHGQLGHGGLESLSEPEPVEALQGLLVEAVAAGGWHSAALTDAGDLYLWGWNEAGQLALPSKALAKVEDQDGTGGAEKGPLDPLDATFVSIQAFPALLDLPDEAEVLKVSCGSRHTAALTRTGDLYTWGWALLCRSIRPAGPRRYS from the exons ATGGCGGGCCCCGGgcggggcgggggcgggggctgGTTCCGCTGGGGCTTCCTGCTGGAGGCGGCGTCGGGGCTTCCGTCGGTGGCGCTGGGTCCGGAGCGGCTGCTACccggagagggagagggagaggcccAGGGCCGGGTGCTGGCGGTGCGGCCCAGCTGGAGCTTCCTGGCGCTGCTCCTCGACGCCG GCCCGGGCTCGTCGTCTTCCTGGGTGGAGTTCCGCGGAGGCGGCGCGGGGCGGCGGAGGCTCCCGGGAGAGGCCCGCGGGGCGTTGCCCTCCGAGAGccacctgctgctgctgcgggaGGACGCCCTGGAGGCCTGGCCGCTGGCTCTCGGGGAAGGAGGCCTCTCCCTGGCCCAGGAGCCCCTCTGGCGGAGGGAGGCCCAGGACCCCGGGCAGGACCCCGCAGCCATCGCCCGAG GGCTGCCTCTGTTCCCCGGGGGCTTCGTGGCGCCTCACCCGCCCTTCTTCTGGCCGCTGCGGGGCTCCTTCCTCCGGGCGGAAAGGCTGGCCCTGGGCCTGGAACACGCCCTGCTCCTCCTGGCCGACGGAGGGGGCCTCTTCTCCTGGGGAGGCGGAAG gCACGGTCAGCTGGGCCACGGGGGCCTGGAGAGCCTGTCGGAGCCGGAGCCCGTGGAGGCCTTGCAGGGGCTGCTGGTGGAAGCGGTGGCTGCAGGAGGGTGGCACTCGGCAGCCCTGACAG ACGCAGGGGACCTCTATCTCTGGGGCTGGAATGAGGCTGGACAGCTGGCCCTGCCCTCCAAGGCCCTGGCCAAGGTGGAGGACCAGGACGGCACAG GGGGTGCTGAGAAGGGGCCACTGGATCCCCTGGACGCCACCTTCGTCTCGATCCAGGCCTTTCCGGCTCTGCTGGACCTACCAGACGAAGCAGAAGTCCTCAAGGTCAGCTGTGGATCCAGGCACACGGCCGCCTTGACCC gCACCGGGGATCTCTACACCTGGGGCTGGG CTCTTCTCTGTAGGTCAATACGGCCAGCTGGGCCACGGCGATACAGCTAG
- the PRC1 gene encoding protein regulator of cytokinesis 1 isoform X3, with protein MESEGARPRPRPGAMRKSEALANESVACLTLALGHLRDIWEEIGIPEDQRLQRTDVVRKHVKGLLDLMVAEEERLRERLLQSIALCRKELASLCRELQLPAFQEDEGATILQLEKDLRTRVEVMLKQKRERKQELKALQERDQDLCEILCAEPFDAGDAEAVPSLAQLDAFRRHLAALAAEKERRRTEFLETKRQIVRSMEELEQSPESSFEQDVVCEDEEAFCLSLENIAALKALLQQLEIRKAQKEALCEELRSRILALWDRLKIPTEERDTFAPYLVGSGSKIMNALQLEVDRLEQLKIHNLRNVVEAIRVELASYWDKCFYSEEQRHGFSPYYQDDFTEELLQQHDDEVMRLKRYYEVHQEMFEGIHKWEENWHLFQELERKAMDPSRFTNRGGNLLKEEKLRVKLQKTLPKLEEELQGRVERWEQEHGAPFLVNGQPFLEYVAEQWRLHHLEKEKERQERQLKKSRQIEEEMMYGSSPRTPNKRRVLAFTTPGKMRKLNTTACTPNSTMRSALGGSVFSAPGSHPPLSGRKPARTPSQTASKPSRHGRLEHNKENISQLNGTALSARTFKGFQI; from the exons ATGGAGAGCGAAGGAGCCCGGCCCAGGCCTCGCCCGGGAGCCATGCGGAAGAG cGAGGCCTTGGCGAACGAGTCGGTGGCCTGCCTGACCCTGGCGCTGGGGCACCTCCGCGACATCTGGGAGGAGATCGGCATCCCCGAGGACCAGCGCCTCCAGCGCACAGACGTCGTCCGGAAGCACGTCAAG GGCCTGCTGGACCTGATGGTGGCCGAGGAGGAGCGCCTGAGGGAGCGGCTCCTGCAGAGCATCGCCCTCTGCCGCAAGGAGCTGGCCTCTCTCTGCAGGGAGCTCCAGCTGCCCGCCTTCCAG gAGGACGAGGGGGCCACCATCCTGCAGCTGGAGAAGGACCTGCGCACCCGCGTGGAAGTCATGCTGAAGCAGAAGCGCGAGCGCAAGCAGGAGCTCAAGGCGCTGCAGGAGCGCGACCAGGACCTCTGTGAAATCCTCTGCGCAGAACCCTTCGACGCCGGCGACGCGGAGGCCGTCCCCAGCCTGGCCCAGCTGGATGCCTTCCGCCGCCACCTGGCTGCCCTGGCGGCCGAAAAG GAGCGCCGCAGGACTGAGTTCCTGGAGACGAAGCGTCAGATCGTGCGCAGCATGGAGGAGCTGGAGCAGAGCCCCGAGAGCAGCTTTGAGCAGGACGTTGTGTGCGAGGACGAGGAGGCCTTCTGCCTCTCCCTGGAGAACATTGCGGCCCTCAAGGCCCTGCTGCAACAG CTGGAGATCAGGAAGGCCCAGAAGGAAGCGCTCTGCGAGGAACTGCGCTCCAGGATCCTGGCGCTCTGGGACCGCCTGAAGATCCCCACGGAGGAAAGGGACACCTTTGCCCCTTACTTGGTGGGCTCCGGATCCAAGATCATGAACGCC CTGCAGCTGGAGGTGGATCGCCTGGAGCAGCTGAAGATCCACAACCTCCGGAATGTGGTGGAGGCCATTCGGGTGGAGCTAGCCAGCTACTGGGACAAGTGCTTCTACAGCGAGGAGCAGAGGCACGGCTTCAGTCCCTATTACCAAG ATGACTTCACCGAAGAGCTGCTGCAACAGCATGATGACGAAGTTATGCGGCTGAAGCGTTATTACGAGGTCCACCAAGAAATGTTTGAAGGCATCCACAAGTGGGAAGAGAACTGGCACCTCTTTCAGGAGCTTGAG agaaaggccatggATCCAAGCCGCTTCACCAACCGCGGGGGCAACCTTCTGAAAGAAGAGAAGCTGCGGGTGAAGCTCCAGAAGACCCTTCCTAAG CTTGAAGAGGAGCTCCAGGGCCGGGTGGAGCGCTGGGAGCAGGAGCACGGGGCACCCTTCTTGGTGAATGGGCAGCCCTTCCTAGAGTACGTGGCTGAGCAGTGGCGCCTCCACCacctggagaaggagaaagagcgcCAGGAGCGT caaCTCAAAAAATCGCGCCAGATAGAGGAAGAGATGATGTATGGCAGCAGCCCCCGGACCCCCAACAAGCGGCGGGTATTGGCCTTCACCACACCGGGCAAAATGCGGAAG CTGAACACCACAGCTTGCACACCCAACAGCACCATGCGCTCAGCCCTGGGAGGATCAGTCTTCAGTGCCCCAGGATCTCATCCCCCTCTTTCTGGAAGGAAG CCGGCCCGCACTCCAAGCCAGACAGCCAGCAAGCCCTCTCGCCACGGACGCCTGGAGCACAACAAGGAGAACATCTCCCAGCTCAACGGAACTGCTCTGAGCG CGCGAACTTTCAAAGGCTTCCAAATCTGA
- the PRC1 gene encoding protein regulator of cytokinesis 1 isoform X2, with amino-acid sequence MESEGARPRPRPGAMRKSEALANESVACLTLALGHLRDIWEEIGIPEDQRLQRTDVVRKHVKGLLDLMVAEEERLRERLLQSIALCRKELASLCRELQLPAFQEDEGATILQLEKDLRTRVEVMLKQKRERKQELKALQERDQDLCEILCAEPFDAGDAEAVPSLAQLDAFRRHLAALAAEKERRRTEFLETKRQIVRSMEELEQSPESSFEQDVVCEDEEAFCLSLENIAALKALLQQLEIRKAQKEALCEELRSRILALWDRLKIPTEERDTFAPYLVGSGSKIMNALQLEVDRLEQLKIHNLRNVVEAIRVELASYWDKCFYSEEQRHGFSPYYQDDFTEELLQQHDDEVMRLKRYYEVHQEMFEGIHKWEENWHLFQELERKAMDPSRFTNRGGNLLKEEKLRVKLQKTLPKLEEELQGRVERWEQEHGAPFLVNGQPFLEYVAEQWRLHHLEKEKERQERQLKKSRQIEEEMMYGSSPRTPNKRRVLAFTTPGKMRKLNTTACTPNSTMRSALGGSVFSAPGSHPPLSGRKPARTPSQTASKPSRHGRLEHNKENISQLNGTALSGGCFPTAPLQRTSRINSVASTYSEFARELSKASKSELGSCILNSTASNLQG; translated from the exons ATGGAGAGCGAAGGAGCCCGGCCCAGGCCTCGCCCGGGAGCCATGCGGAAGAG cGAGGCCTTGGCGAACGAGTCGGTGGCCTGCCTGACCCTGGCGCTGGGGCACCTCCGCGACATCTGGGAGGAGATCGGCATCCCCGAGGACCAGCGCCTCCAGCGCACAGACGTCGTCCGGAAGCACGTCAAG GGCCTGCTGGACCTGATGGTGGCCGAGGAGGAGCGCCTGAGGGAGCGGCTCCTGCAGAGCATCGCCCTCTGCCGCAAGGAGCTGGCCTCTCTCTGCAGGGAGCTCCAGCTGCCCGCCTTCCAG gAGGACGAGGGGGCCACCATCCTGCAGCTGGAGAAGGACCTGCGCACCCGCGTGGAAGTCATGCTGAAGCAGAAGCGCGAGCGCAAGCAGGAGCTCAAGGCGCTGCAGGAGCGCGACCAGGACCTCTGTGAAATCCTCTGCGCAGAACCCTTCGACGCCGGCGACGCGGAGGCCGTCCCCAGCCTGGCCCAGCTGGATGCCTTCCGCCGCCACCTGGCTGCCCTGGCGGCCGAAAAG GAGCGCCGCAGGACTGAGTTCCTGGAGACGAAGCGTCAGATCGTGCGCAGCATGGAGGAGCTGGAGCAGAGCCCCGAGAGCAGCTTTGAGCAGGACGTTGTGTGCGAGGACGAGGAGGCCTTCTGCCTCTCCCTGGAGAACATTGCGGCCCTCAAGGCCCTGCTGCAACAG CTGGAGATCAGGAAGGCCCAGAAGGAAGCGCTCTGCGAGGAACTGCGCTCCAGGATCCTGGCGCTCTGGGACCGCCTGAAGATCCCCACGGAGGAAAGGGACACCTTTGCCCCTTACTTGGTGGGCTCCGGATCCAAGATCATGAACGCC CTGCAGCTGGAGGTGGATCGCCTGGAGCAGCTGAAGATCCACAACCTCCGGAATGTGGTGGAGGCCATTCGGGTGGAGCTAGCCAGCTACTGGGACAAGTGCTTCTACAGCGAGGAGCAGAGGCACGGCTTCAGTCCCTATTACCAAG ATGACTTCACCGAAGAGCTGCTGCAACAGCATGATGACGAAGTTATGCGGCTGAAGCGTTATTACGAGGTCCACCAAGAAATGTTTGAAGGCATCCACAAGTGGGAAGAGAACTGGCACCTCTTTCAGGAGCTTGAG agaaaggccatggATCCAAGCCGCTTCACCAACCGCGGGGGCAACCTTCTGAAAGAAGAGAAGCTGCGGGTGAAGCTCCAGAAGACCCTTCCTAAG CTTGAAGAGGAGCTCCAGGGCCGGGTGGAGCGCTGGGAGCAGGAGCACGGGGCACCCTTCTTGGTGAATGGGCAGCCCTTCCTAGAGTACGTGGCTGAGCAGTGGCGCCTCCACCacctggagaaggagaaagagcgcCAGGAGCGT caaCTCAAAAAATCGCGCCAGATAGAGGAAGAGATGATGTATGGCAGCAGCCCCCGGACCCCCAACAAGCGGCGGGTATTGGCCTTCACCACACCGGGCAAAATGCGGAAG CTGAACACCACAGCTTGCACACCCAACAGCACCATGCGCTCAGCCCTGGGAGGATCAGTCTTCAGTGCCCCAGGATCTCATCCCCCTCTTTCTGGAAGGAAG CCGGCCCGCACTCCAAGCCAGACAGCCAGCAAGCCCTCTCGCCACGGACGCCTGGAGCACAACAAGGAGAACATCTCCCAGCTCAACGGAACTGCTCTGAGCGGTGGGTGCTTCCCCACAGCCCCTCTCCAGCGCACCAGCAGAATTAATTCTGTTGCCAGCACCTATTCAGAGTTTGCG CGCGAACTTTCAAAGGCTTCCAAATCTGAGCTGGGCTCCTGCATCCTCAACTCAACGGCTTCGAACCTCCAGGGCTGA
- the PRC1 gene encoding protein regulator of cytokinesis 1 isoform X1, whose product MESEGARPRPRPGAMRKSEALANESVACLTLALGHLRDIWEEIGIPEDQRLQRTDVVRKHVKGLLDLMVAEEERLRERLLQSIALCRKELASLCRELQLPAFQEDEGATILQLEKDLRTRVEVMLKQKRERKQELKALQERDQDLCEILCAEPFDAGDAEAVPSLAQLDAFRRHLAALAAEKERRRTEFLETKRQIVRSMEELEQSPESSFEQDVVCEDEEAFCLSLENIAALKALLQQLEIRKAQKEALCEELRSRILALWDRLKIPTEERDTFAPYLVGSGSKIMNALQLEVDRLEQLKIHNLRNVVEAIRVELASYWDKCFYSEEQRHGFSPYYQDDFTEELLQQHDDEVMRLKRYYEVHQEMFEGIHKWEENWHLFQELERKAMDPSRFTNRGGNLLKEEKLRVKLQKTLPKLEEELQGRVERWEQEHGAPFLVNGQPFLEYVAEQWRLHHLEKEKERQERQLKKSRQIEEEMMYGSSPRTPNKRRVLAFTTPGKMRKLNTTACTPNSTMRSALGGSVFSAPGSHPPLSGRKPARTPSQTASKPSRHGRLEHNKENISQLNGTALSGGCFPTAPLQRTSRINSVASTYSEFAVIPLFSAHAYPSPSAATALGLGSESSTCT is encoded by the exons ATGGAGAGCGAAGGAGCCCGGCCCAGGCCTCGCCCGGGAGCCATGCGGAAGAG cGAGGCCTTGGCGAACGAGTCGGTGGCCTGCCTGACCCTGGCGCTGGGGCACCTCCGCGACATCTGGGAGGAGATCGGCATCCCCGAGGACCAGCGCCTCCAGCGCACAGACGTCGTCCGGAAGCACGTCAAG GGCCTGCTGGACCTGATGGTGGCCGAGGAGGAGCGCCTGAGGGAGCGGCTCCTGCAGAGCATCGCCCTCTGCCGCAAGGAGCTGGCCTCTCTCTGCAGGGAGCTCCAGCTGCCCGCCTTCCAG gAGGACGAGGGGGCCACCATCCTGCAGCTGGAGAAGGACCTGCGCACCCGCGTGGAAGTCATGCTGAAGCAGAAGCGCGAGCGCAAGCAGGAGCTCAAGGCGCTGCAGGAGCGCGACCAGGACCTCTGTGAAATCCTCTGCGCAGAACCCTTCGACGCCGGCGACGCGGAGGCCGTCCCCAGCCTGGCCCAGCTGGATGCCTTCCGCCGCCACCTGGCTGCCCTGGCGGCCGAAAAG GAGCGCCGCAGGACTGAGTTCCTGGAGACGAAGCGTCAGATCGTGCGCAGCATGGAGGAGCTGGAGCAGAGCCCCGAGAGCAGCTTTGAGCAGGACGTTGTGTGCGAGGACGAGGAGGCCTTCTGCCTCTCCCTGGAGAACATTGCGGCCCTCAAGGCCCTGCTGCAACAG CTGGAGATCAGGAAGGCCCAGAAGGAAGCGCTCTGCGAGGAACTGCGCTCCAGGATCCTGGCGCTCTGGGACCGCCTGAAGATCCCCACGGAGGAAAGGGACACCTTTGCCCCTTACTTGGTGGGCTCCGGATCCAAGATCATGAACGCC CTGCAGCTGGAGGTGGATCGCCTGGAGCAGCTGAAGATCCACAACCTCCGGAATGTGGTGGAGGCCATTCGGGTGGAGCTAGCCAGCTACTGGGACAAGTGCTTCTACAGCGAGGAGCAGAGGCACGGCTTCAGTCCCTATTACCAAG ATGACTTCACCGAAGAGCTGCTGCAACAGCATGATGACGAAGTTATGCGGCTGAAGCGTTATTACGAGGTCCACCAAGAAATGTTTGAAGGCATCCACAAGTGGGAAGAGAACTGGCACCTCTTTCAGGAGCTTGAG agaaaggccatggATCCAAGCCGCTTCACCAACCGCGGGGGCAACCTTCTGAAAGAAGAGAAGCTGCGGGTGAAGCTCCAGAAGACCCTTCCTAAG CTTGAAGAGGAGCTCCAGGGCCGGGTGGAGCGCTGGGAGCAGGAGCACGGGGCACCCTTCTTGGTGAATGGGCAGCCCTTCCTAGAGTACGTGGCTGAGCAGTGGCGCCTCCACCacctggagaaggagaaagagcgcCAGGAGCGT caaCTCAAAAAATCGCGCCAGATAGAGGAAGAGATGATGTATGGCAGCAGCCCCCGGACCCCCAACAAGCGGCGGGTATTGGCCTTCACCACACCGGGCAAAATGCGGAAG CTGAACACCACAGCTTGCACACCCAACAGCACCATGCGCTCAGCCCTGGGAGGATCAGTCTTCAGTGCCCCAGGATCTCATCCCCCTCTTTCTGGAAGGAAG CCGGCCCGCACTCCAAGCCAGACAGCCAGCAAGCCCTCTCGCCACGGACGCCTGGAGCACAACAAGGAGAACATCTCCCAGCTCAACGGAACTGCTCTGAGCGGTGGGTGCTTCCCCACAGCCCCTCTCCAGCGCACCAGCAGAATTAATTCTGTTGCCAGCACCTATTCAGAGTTTGCGGTAATTCCCCTCTTCTCTGCACATGCCTATCCCTCTCCCTCTGCAGCCACTGCTCTAGGGCTGGGGTCAGAGAGCAGTACCTGCACATGA